One Tissierellales bacterium genomic region harbors:
- a CDS encoding IS1634 family transposase gives MRLKVSKSKNAASLYVIKSVYNPKTQSNTSVIVEKLGTEASLREKLNGQDPYEWAKSYIKELNEKEKLGKQETIVKYSNSKQIPKGKQVSFNGGYLFLQQIYYELGLDKICNTIAEKYNFTYDLNSILSRLIFSRIIYPNSKLATFESSMNFIEQPNFELHHIYRALDIIAKENDYIQSQLYKNSSKVSKRNKGVLYYDCTNFFFEIAQSDGLKQYGRSKEHRPNPIVQMGLFMDGNGLPLAFDITPGNTNEQVTLKPLEEKLHRDFKLSKFVVCTDAGLSSITNRKYNDKDGRAFITTQSIKKLKSHLKEWALDPNGWYLQGDQKEYNIEQVSAILEELESKEHRTVKDIETIKDLKAKVFYKERWIDENKLQQRFIVTHSFKFRDYQRHIRYKQIERAVKLIESNPKNIGKARQNDFKRLIRTTSETKDGERATKNVHEINAQLIEDEAIYDGFYGVCTNLEDDIAEIIRVNKNRWQIEESFRIMKSEFKARPVYLKNDNRILAHFITCFIALMIYRILNEKLKNKYTCSEIITTLQGFNFLESHRNGYIPTYKRDDLTDDLHEYFGFRTDFEIVDHKKMRKILKHTKK, from the coding sequence ATGAGACTTAAAGTATCGAAATCTAAAAATGCAGCATCCTTATATGTAATCAAATCGGTTTATAACCCCAAAACTCAATCCAACACGTCTGTAATTGTAGAAAAACTTGGTACCGAAGCATCATTACGTGAAAAACTAAATGGACAAGATCCTTATGAATGGGCTAAATCCTACATTAAGGAACTCAATGAAAAAGAAAAACTTGGCAAGCAAGAAACAATTGTTAAATATTCTAACTCAAAACAAATTCCCAAAGGCAAACAGGTCTCATTTAATGGTGGCTATCTTTTTTTACAGCAAATATACTATGAGTTAGGACTTGATAAGATTTGCAACACAATCGCTGAAAAATATAATTTTACTTATGATTTAAATTCTATCCTATCAAGATTGATATTCAGTAGAATTATTTACCCAAACTCTAAATTGGCTACTTTTGAATCTTCTATGAATTTCATTGAACAACCTAACTTTGAACTTCATCACATTTATAGAGCCCTCGATATAATCGCTAAAGAAAATGACTATATTCAATCCCAACTCTATAAAAATAGTAGTAAAGTTTCAAAACGTAACAAGGGAGTTCTTTATTATGACTGCACTAACTTCTTCTTTGAAATCGCTCAGAGTGACGGCCTTAAACAGTATGGACGTTCTAAAGAGCACAGACCTAATCCTATTGTTCAAATGGGCTTATTCATGGATGGAAACGGCCTTCCATTAGCCTTTGATATTACTCCCGGAAATACCAATGAACAAGTTACCTTAAAACCTCTTGAAGAAAAACTACACCGAGATTTTAAGCTTTCAAAGTTTGTTGTGTGCACCGATGCTGGCTTATCTTCTATAACTAACCGCAAATATAATGATAAAGATGGAAGAGCATTTATTACGACTCAATCTATAAAAAAATTGAAGTCACACTTAAAAGAATGGGCCCTTGATCCAAATGGATGGTATTTACAAGGCGATCAGAAAGAATATAACATTGAGCAAGTCAGCGCCATATTAGAAGAACTGGAGTCTAAAGAACATAGAACCGTTAAGGATATTGAAACCATTAAAGACTTAAAAGCTAAAGTCTTTTATAAAGAAAGATGGATTGATGAAAATAAGTTACAACAACGGTTTATCGTAACTCATAGTTTTAAGTTTAGAGATTATCAAAGGCATATTCGCTATAAGCAAATAGAAAGAGCTGTAAAGTTAATTGAATCGAATCCTAAGAATATTGGTAAAGCCAGACAGAATGATTTCAAACGCCTTATTAGAACAACCAGCGAAACAAAAGACGGGGAAAGAGCAACTAAAAACGTCCATGAAATAAACGCTCAATTAATTGAAGATGAAGCTATCTACGATGGTTTTTACGGAGTTTGCACTAACTTGGAAGATGATATTGCTGAAATCATCAGAGTAAACAAAAATAGATGGCAAATAGAAGAGTCATTCAGAATCATGAAATCAGAATTTAAAGCAAGACCAGTATACCTCAAAAACGATAACAGGATTTTAGCTCACTTTATTACATGTTTCATTGCACTTATGATTTATAGAATTTTAAACGAAAAACTAAAAAACAAATATACTTGCTCTGAAATAATTACTACCTTACAAGGATTCAACTTTTTAGAATCACATCGTAATGGATATATTCCAACTTACAAAAGAGATGATTTAACTGATGATCTCCATGAATACTTTGGATTTAGAACTGATTTTGAGATTGTTGATCATAAAAAAATGAGAAAAATTTTAAAGCACACAAAAAAATAA